From a single Bacillus pseudomycoides DSM 12442 genomic region:
- a CDS encoding GNAT family N-acetyltransferase, whose protein sequence is MKFRKATINEIDKLIYLRKKQLVDEGIEPNQNIDTELKEFFTNKMNDGSLIEWIVEDNEEMIATGAIIFYEFPPTYTNKSGKKAYITNMYTKENYRGKGIATKLLTKLVAEAKTAGITKIWLGASKLGRPVYKRFGFKETDEWLELNL, encoded by the coding sequence ATGAAATTCCGTAAAGCAACTATTAATGAAATTGATAAATTGATTTATTTAAGAAAGAAACAATTAGTGGACGAAGGAATCGAACCTAATCAAAATATTGATACGGAACTAAAAGAGTTCTTTACCAATAAAATGAATGATGGCTCTTTAATTGAATGGATAGTAGAAGATAATGAAGAAATGATTGCAACGGGTGCTATTATCTTTTATGAATTCCCACCTACTTACACTAATAAGAGTGGCAAAAAGGCTTATATTACTAATATGTATACAAAAGAAAATTATCGTGGGAAAGGAATTGCCACTAAGTTGTTAACTAAACTAGTTGCTGAAGCTAAAACAGCAGGTATTACAAAAATATGGCTTGGGGCTTCAAAGTTAGGTAGGCCGGTATATAAAAGGTTTGGTTTTAAAGAGACTGATGAATGGCTAGAATTAAATCTTTAA
- a CDS encoding MarR family winged helix-turn-helix transcriptional regulator, with amino-acid sequence MDVKQINDSLTDIYFYLHYKHEETLTHQNVRCMQTVKKQKEVTIKDLSEVLDVTHHTASEHIKRLIKKGILQKERSAHDKRIVYVKLTPYGEEVLKRNTELDEEKLQAILERLTSEEQQKIIDAFSLLREEVKHVYSS; translated from the coding sequence ATGGATGTTAAGCAAATTAATGACTCATTAACAGATATTTATTTTTACTTGCACTATAAACACGAAGAAACGTTAACCCACCAAAATGTTCGGTGTATGCAAACGGTTAAGAAGCAAAAAGAAGTAACGATAAAAGATTTATCAGAAGTGCTTGATGTTACCCATCATACAGCTTCTGAGCATATTAAGAGACTTATTAAAAAAGGAATTTTACAAAAAGAACGTTCTGCTCATGACAAGAGAATTGTTTATGTAAAACTTACTCCTTATGGTGAAGAAGTCTTGAAACGAAATACAGAATTAGATGAAGAAAAGTTACAAGCGATTTTAGAACGACTTACATCGGAGGAACAACAGAAAATTATAGATGCTTTTTCTTTATTAAGAGAAGAAGTAAAACATGTATATTCCAGTTGA
- a CDS encoding AMP-binding enzyme — protein sequence DLEVYVLDNCQQPVPIGVSGELYIGGAGLARGYLKRPELTAERFIPHPFSSDPGARLYRTGDLARYLPDGNLDYLGRIDHQVKIRGFRIELGEIESALNAHASVKEAVVIVREDQPGDKRLVAYVVGDGNVGEWRDYLKAKLPSHMVPSGFVMME from the coding sequence AGATTTAGAAGTGTATGTACTAGACAATTGTCAACAGCCTGTGCCTATTGGCGTATCTGGTGAACTATATATTGGTGGAGCAGGACTCGCACGTGGGTATTTAAAAAGACCTGAATTGACTGCAGAACGTTTCATTCCTCATCCATTCAGTAGTGATCCGGGAGCGCGATTATATCGGACAGGAGACTTAGCGAGATACTTGCCAGATGGAAATCTAGATTATCTTGGGCGGATTGATCACCAGGTGAAAATCCGTGGTTTCCGAATTGAGCTCGGGGAAATTGAATCTGCTTTAAACGCACATGCATCCGTAAAAGAGGCTGTTGTAATTGTTCGAGAGGATCAGCCGGGTGATAAACGATTGGTGGCATATGTCGTGGGTGATGGGAATGTAGGTGAGTGGAGAGATTATCTCAAGGCGAAACTACCAAGCCATATGGTTCCTTCAGGATTTGTGATGATGGAAG